The nucleotide sequence GATGAGCCTGCCCGATGCCGAACTCACGCGGCTGGGCCGCGGCGAGAGCTCGCGCGCCATGGGCATGGGCGCGATGCTCGGCACCCGCGCCTGGGACCGCCAGCACCGCGTGCGCCTGCACGTCGGGCCGCTCGACCTCGCGCGCTACCGCATGTTCCTGCCGATCGGCGACGCGCAGCCGGTGCTGCAGCGCTGGATGCTGCAGCTGCTGGGCGGCGAGCTCGAGTGGGATGCCGAACTGGTGCTGCGCAAGGAGCAGGTACCGCCCACCCGGCTCGGCCAGCAGCGCGGCAACGCGCCGCGGCTGGGCTGGATCTCGTGGCTCGGCGAGCGCCCGCGTTCGCGCGACGCGAGCGACGTGCGCATCGCGAGCCGTCCCGGTGGCGAGGCGCATCCGCGCGCGCCGGCCTTTCAATGAAACCCCTTTCGTTCGTCTTGAAGAGATACGGAGTCCTCCATGAGTGAAATCAGCCGCACCGCCCTGTTCGGGAAACTCAATTCGCTGGCCTACAAGGCCATCGAAGGCGCGACCGTCTTCTGCAAGATGCGCGGCAACCCGTACGTCGAGCTCGAGCACTGGTTCGCGCAGCTGCTGCAGGCGCAGGACTCCGACCTGCACCGCGTGATCCAGCACTACGGCCTCGACGTCTCGGTGATCGCCAAGGACATGACGGCCGCGCTCGACCGCCTGCCGCGCGGCGCCACCGCCATCAGCGACTTCTCGCCGCACATCGAGAACGCGATCGAGCGCGCCTGGACCTACGCCACCCTGCAGTTCGGCGAGGCGCAGGTGCGCACCGGCTACCTGCTGGTGGGCATGCTCAAGACGCAGAGCCTGCGCAACCCGCTGTTCGGCCTGTCGAAGCAGTTCGAGAAGGTCAAGGTCGAGGATCTGGCCGAGAACTTCGTGAAGATCTGCGATGCCTCGCCCGAGGCCCAGATGCGCGCGCAGGACGGCACCGGCATGGGCAGCGGCGCGCCGGGCGAGGAAGCGGGCGCGATGGCGCCGGCCGCCATGGGCAAGGGCGATGCGCTCAAGAAGTTCGCGGTCGACCTGACCGAGAAGGCCAAGAAGGGCGAGATGGACCCGGTGACGGGCCGCGACGAGGAGATCCGCCAGATCGTCGACATCCTGATGCGCCGGCGCCAGAACAACCCGCTCTTGACCGGCGAGGCCGGCGTCGGCAAGACCGCCGTGGTCGAGGGCTTCGCGCAGCGCCTGGCGCGCGGCGACGTGCCGCCGCAGCTCAAGGACGTGAAGCTGCTGACGCTCGACATCGGCCTGCTGCAGGCCGGCGCCAGCATGAAGGGCGAGTTCGAGCAGCGGCTGCGCCAGGTGATCGACGAGGTGCAGAGTTCGCCCACGCCGATCATTCTCTTCATCGACGAGATCCACACCCTGGTGGGCGCGGGCGGCGCGGCCGGCACCGGCGACGCCGCCAACCTGCTGAAGCCCGCGCTGGCGCGCGGCAACCTGCGCACCATCGGCGCCACCACCTGGGCCGAGTACAAGAAGTACATCGAGAAGGACCCGGCGCTGACGCGGCGCTTCCAGGTCGTGCAGGTGCCCGAGCCCGACGAGACCAAGGCCATCCTGATGCTGCGCGGCGTGGCCAGCGTGCTCGAGAAGCACCATCGCGTGCAACTGCTCGACGAGGCCATCGAGGCCGCCGTGAAGCTGTCGCACCGCTACATTCCCGCGCGCCAGCTGCCCGACAAGGCCGTGAGCCTGCTCGACACCGCCTGCGCGCGCGTGGCCGTGAGCCAGCATGCGACGCCGCCCGAGGTCGAGGACTGCATGCGCCGCATCGAGGGCCTGACGGTCGAGCAGGAGATCATCGGCCGCGAGGAGGCCATCGGCATCGACGTCACCAAGCGCGCGGCGCAGGTGTCGGCGCTGCTGGCCGAGTCGAAGGCGCAGCTGGAAGTGCTCAATGCACGCTGGCAGGAGGAGAAGGGCCTGGTCGACCGGCTGCTGGAACTGCGCGCCAAGCTGCGCACGGGGAACAAGCCGGTGGATGCGCCACAGGACGCCGCCGCGAATGCATCCCCAACCGTTCGCACTGAGCCTGTCGAAGTGCCGGTCCCGGCTTCGACAAGCTCAGCCCGAACGGATGAGGGCGCATCCCCCGACCGCGCCGCGCTGCTCGCCGAACTGCACGAGCTGCAGGCGAAGATCCACGCCGTGCAGGGCGAGTCGCCGCTGATCCTGCCCTCGGTCGACGAGCAGGCCGTGGCCTCGGTGGTCGCCGACTGGACCGGCATCCCGGTCGGGCGCATGGTCAAGAACGAGGTCGAGGCGGTGCTCAAGCTCGCCGACACGCTGAACCAGCGCGTGATCGGCCAGAAGCACGGCCTCGAGATGATCGCGCGCCGCATCCAGACCTCGCGCGCGCGGCTGGACAACCCGCAAAAACCCATCGGCGTGTTCATGCTGTGCGGCACCTCGGGCGTCGGCAAGACCGAGACCGCGCTCGCGCTGGCCGAGGCGCTGTACGGCGGCGAGCAGAACATCATCACCATCAACATGAGCGAGTTCCAGGAGGCGCACACCGTCTCCACGCTGAAGGGCGCGCCTCCGGGCTACGTGGGCTACGGCGAGGGCGGCATCCTGACCGAGGCCGTGCGCCGCCGGCCCTACAGCGTGGTGCTGCTCGACGAAGTGGAGAAGGCGCACCCCGACGTGCACGAGATCTTCTTCCAGGTCTTCGACAAGGGCTGGATGGAGGACGGCGAGGGCCGCATGATCGACTTCAAGAACACGATCATCCTGCTGACCACCAACGCCGGCAGCGAGCTCGTCATGAGCATGTGCCGCGACCCCGAGCTGCTGCCCGACCCGAACGCGCTGGCCGATGCGCTGAAGGCGCCGCTGATGAAGGTGTTCCCGCCCGCGCTGCTGGGCCGCATCGTCACCATTCCCTACTACCCGCTGTCGCCCGAGATGATGAAAAAGATCGTGCGGCTGCAGCTGGGCCGCATCAAGAAGCGCGTCGAGACCAACCACGGCGTGCCCTTCGAGTACAGCGACGCGGTGGTCGACCAGGTGGTCGCGCGCTGCCAGGACCCGGAGTCGGGCGGCCGCGTGATCGACGCCATCCTGACCAACACCGTGCTGCCGACGATCTCGGTCGAGTACCTGCAGCGCCTGGCCGCCGGCGGCGAGATCCGCCGCGTCGCGCTCGACGTCAAGGACGCCGACTTCACCTACGCCTTCGATTGACCTGGCGCCGCGGCCGGCACGCTGAGGCGCTCCCAACCAGAAAGACAGCAAGATGGCCGAGCACGAGTTCCGCATCGACAGCGAATCCCCCGTCAACCAGGACCTGAAGTTCTGGCGCATCGTGGGCCACGAGGGGCTGTCGCGTCCGTCGTCCTACGAGCTCACCGTGCTCTCGCAGGACCGCACCATCGATCCGCGCCAGATCCTCGGCCACGCCTTCGACGTGGTGATCGGCTTCGTCGATGCCGACGACCAGAAGCACGAGCGGCATGCGCGCGGCCATGCGGTGCGCGTGGTGCGCGGCGGGCAGGTGGGGCGCTTCTTCGAATACCGCATCAGCCTGCGCTCGTGGTTCGGCCTGCTGACCAAGCGCATCAACTCGCGCATCCTGCAGGAGAAGCCGGTGCTCGACGTGCTCGATGCCGTGCTGACCGACAGCCCCATCAAGGCCCATGCGAAGACCGAGCCCGCGGGCGTGATCGGCGTGCACGAGCCGCGCCGCTACTGCGTGCAGTTCCAGGAGAGCGACTACAACTTCCTGTCGCGCATCCTCGAGGACGAGGGCGTGTACTACTGGTTCGATTCCTTCGACTCGCCCGGCATGATGCACCTGGCCGATTCCACCGGCATGGCGCACGGGCCGCTGCCGGCCAAGGGCGTGCTGAACTACGCCGGCGACGGTGCGAGCGAGGCGCGCTACAACGAGATCGAGCGCTGGATCAGCGGTCGCCAGCTGCGCTCGGGCAAGTACGAGTCGCGTGACGTGAACTACAAGGCGATCAACACATTGCTGAGCACGCACGGCGAGATGGTGCCCGCGCACGAGCTGGCGGACCTCGAGGTGTTCGAGTACCCGGGCGGCTATTTCACGAGCGAGCAGTCCGACGTCGTGCTCGAGATCCGCGCGGGCGAGCTGCCGGCGCGCCAGACGCTGCACTGGGCCGTCACGCGCTGGCCCGACGTGGCGGTGGGCCACACCTTCACCTTCAAGGGCGACCCCGACGGCACGCGCGACGGCGACTACCTGATCGGCGGCTGCGTCTTCGTCGCCACCCATCCGGGCTACGAGGGCATGGGCACCTTCGTCGCGCCGCGGCCGACCGCGGAGCTGCTGCGCGAGGCGCTGCGCGACGACGCGGTCAACGCCGGCTGCACCGATGCCCTGCTCGAGCTGATCGACACCACGCCGACCTTGCGCGAGGGCGTGCGCGGCACCAGCGCCTTCCTGATCACCGCGCTGCCCGCCGACCACATCTTCCGTCCGCCGCGCCTCACGCCGCGCGTGACCATGCCGGGCCCGCAGAGCGCCATCGTCGTGGGCGGCAAGGGCAAGGAGCACGACGTCGACCCGATGGGCCGCGTCAAGGTGCACTTCCACTGGGACCGCAACGATTTCCGCGACGACCGTTCGACCTGCTGGATCCGCGTCTCGCAGCCCTGGGCCGGCAAGGGCTGGGGCGGCTACTTCGCGCCGCGCATCAACCAGGAGGTGATCGTCGAGTTCATGAACGGCGATCCCGACCGGCCGATCGTCACCGGCCGCGTCTACAACGACGACCAGCCGATCCCCTACAAGTCGGCCACGCAGAGCGGCTTCAAGACCCGCTCCACGCCCGGTGGCGGGCCCTCGAACTACAACGAGATCATGTTCGAGGACAAGAAGGGGGGCGAGCTGGTCAATATCCATGCCGAGCGGAACATGACGACGACGGTGGAGAACGACGACACCACCCACGTCATGAACGACCAGTCGCTGACGGTCGACCGCCACCGGACCATCACGGTGAAGGGCAAGGAAGAGCACACGGTGCTCAAGACGCAGATGAACCACGTGGTCCTGAACCAGACCAACAAGTTCGACGCCGACACCTTCACCACCACGCTGGGCAACCAGAGCATCGGCACCAAGGGCAAGCAGGACACCGTGGTCAACGGGCCGGT is from Variovorax paradoxus and encodes:
- the tssI gene encoding type VI secretion system tip protein VgrG, whose translation is MAEHEFRIDSESPVNQDLKFWRIVGHEGLSRPSSYELTVLSQDRTIDPRQILGHAFDVVIGFVDADDQKHERHARGHAVRVVRGGQVGRFFEYRISLRSWFGLLTKRINSRILQEKPVLDVLDAVLTDSPIKAHAKTEPAGVIGVHEPRRYCVQFQESDYNFLSRILEDEGVYYWFDSFDSPGMMHLADSTGMAHGPLPAKGVLNYAGDGASEARYNEIERWISGRQLRSGKYESRDVNYKAINTLLSTHGEMVPAHELADLEVFEYPGGYFTSEQSDVVLEIRAGELPARQTLHWAVTRWPDVAVGHTFTFKGDPDGTRDGDYLIGGCVFVATHPGYEGMGTFVAPRPTAELLREALRDDAVNAGCTDALLELIDTTPTLREGVRGTSAFLITALPADHIFRPPRLTPRVTMPGPQSAIVVGGKGKEHDVDPMGRVKVHFHWDRNDFRDDRSTCWIRVSQPWAGKGWGGYFAPRINQEVIVEFMNGDPDRPIVTGRVYNDDQPIPYKSATQSGFKTRSTPGGGPSNYNEIMFEDKKGGELVNIHAERNMTTTVENDDTTHVMNDQSLTVDRHRTITVKGKEEHTVLKTQMNHVVLNQTNKFDADTFTTTLGNQSIGTKGKQDTVVNGPVTSHTNNTYTLTTVGAFSQTSASMKINSVGAVTLTSGANVALGSTAEMKMSTNADRIDSAAGAHKIYANAIKAVSNSNIEMFAVGNINATSNGSNTTVLGANSSGYIGVNTEANMGMARSTFMGMSIDTMVGLSMASCLALQMETAAALKLGFAGVDLSISPVDVEQRQAKVIMPGGGAGGGGGAFAMGASIGAAIDAVGFSLWAAITDIQATNKQYDDAAAALKEAQEEAKNLGLAGMAARLQAAAEIAAARRASGLLDSVRLHSAPADRSGNYTDDQNPLSSPGNAVEADSATHGLGPTPMPNSAPGPAASRDLPVPPTPAE
- the tssH gene encoding type VI secretion system ATPase TssH, with the protein product MSEISRTALFGKLNSLAYKAIEGATVFCKMRGNPYVELEHWFAQLLQAQDSDLHRVIQHYGLDVSVIAKDMTAALDRLPRGATAISDFSPHIENAIERAWTYATLQFGEAQVRTGYLLVGMLKTQSLRNPLFGLSKQFEKVKVEDLAENFVKICDASPEAQMRAQDGTGMGSGAPGEEAGAMAPAAMGKGDALKKFAVDLTEKAKKGEMDPVTGRDEEIRQIVDILMRRRQNNPLLTGEAGVGKTAVVEGFAQRLARGDVPPQLKDVKLLTLDIGLLQAGASMKGEFEQRLRQVIDEVQSSPTPIILFIDEIHTLVGAGGAAGTGDAANLLKPALARGNLRTIGATTWAEYKKYIEKDPALTRRFQVVQVPEPDETKAILMLRGVASVLEKHHRVQLLDEAIEAAVKLSHRYIPARQLPDKAVSLLDTACARVAVSQHATPPEVEDCMRRIEGLTVEQEIIGREEAIGIDVTKRAAQVSALLAESKAQLEVLNARWQEEKGLVDRLLELRAKLRTGNKPVDAPQDAAANASPTVRTEPVEVPVPASTSSARTDEGASPDRAALLAELHELQAKIHAVQGESPLILPSVDEQAVASVVADWTGIPVGRMVKNEVEAVLKLADTLNQRVIGQKHGLEMIARRIQTSRARLDNPQKPIGVFMLCGTSGVGKTETALALAEALYGGEQNIITINMSEFQEAHTVSTLKGAPPGYVGYGEGGILTEAVRRRPYSVVLLDEVEKAHPDVHEIFFQVFDKGWMEDGEGRMIDFKNTIILLTTNAGSELVMSMCRDPELLPDPNALADALKAPLMKVFPPALLGRIVTIPYYPLSPEMMKKIVRLQLGRIKKRVETNHGVPFEYSDAVVDQVVARCQDPESGGRVIDAILTNTVLPTISVEYLQRLAAGGEIRRVALDVKDADFTYAFD